A stretch of the Alnus glutinosa chromosome 6, dhAlnGlut1.1, whole genome shotgun sequence genome encodes the following:
- the LOC133870995 gene encoding serine/threonine-protein kinase-like protein At1g28390, with protein MGYLSCNAESAIATCDPYYWDLKKKGRTKPTKGAKKIREFSYAELVAATGGFAAESFLGKGSHGSVYRAVLDDGRLVAAVKKTKLFHSSTTSFQNHRNNNCTSPSENEIEILSRVHHPRLVNLLGFCVDSNDTKLLVVEYMPNGTLYDLLHSPSRSPPGWIRRVRFAAQIAKAVQALHSANPPVIHRDIKSSNVLIDENRNARLGDFGLALRGHVEDVRVKCTPPAGTLGYLDPGYLAPGDLSAKSDVFSFGILLLEIISGRHAIDVNYSPPSVVDWAVPLIKHGEFDEICDRRIGSPADPSVIRHLTVLAARCVRSSAAKRPAMSEVVECLKIVSKKAHTPPIWNNLRRRVRREEDSRPLMKWEVYDRSEEVVKVAKLGTMRNRRKVSSVPGAEYGSDHEAFGSSVGDRMVRSKSVGYFSETKVGSDSSNGANWCLLARRKPAGVAVKMPAVRLSKSRSMGVLHSPRLLQCKSRAFVFDFGGNSQTKLDISKLVISLDDKSENESLEKPLFST; from the coding sequence ATGGGCTATCTCTCTTGCAATGCAGAGTCCGCCATAGCCACCTGCGATCCCTACTATTGGGATctcaaaaagaaaggaagaaccAAGCCCACTAAGGGAGCGAAGAAAATCAGAGAGTTTTCCTACGCTGAGCTCGTCGCCGCCACCGGTGGGTTCGCAGCAGAGAGCTTTTTAGGCAAAGGCAGTCACGGCAGTGTCTACAGAGCCGTCCTCGACGACGGAAGGCTCGTCGCCGCCGTCAAGAAGACAAAGCTTTTCCACTCATCAACAACGAGCTTCCAAAACCACCGCAACAATAACTGCACCAGCCCCTCAGAGAACGAGATTGAGATACTCTCCAGGGTACACCACCCTCGCCTCGTGAATCTCCTAGGCTTCTGCGTTGACTCTAACGACACCAAACTCCTTGTCGTCGAGTACATGCCCAACGGCACCCTCTACGACCTCTTACACTCGCCCTCCAGATCACCCCCCGGTTGGATCCGCAGGGTCCGGTTCGCGGCCCAGATAGCGAAGGCGGTCCAAGCGCTCCACTCGGCCAACCCGCCCGTGATTCACCGAGACATCAAGTCCTCCAACGTCTTGATCGACGAGAACCGGAACGCCAGGCTGGGGGATTTCGGGCTGGCCCTGAGGGGACACGTTGAGGACGTGCGGGTTAAGTGCACGCCTCCGGCGGGGACGTTAGGGTACCTCGACCCGGGCTATCTTGCGCCGGGGGATCTGAGCGCCAAGAGCGACGTGTTCAGCTTCGGCATCTTGCTGTTGGAGATCATCAGCGGCAGGCACGCCATCGACGTGAACTACAGCCCGCCCTCGGTGGTCGACTGGGCGGTGCCGTTGATCAAGCACGGCGAATTCGACGAAATCTGCGACCGCCGGATCGGTTCTCCGGCGGACCCTTCTGTGATCCGTCACCTCACGGTGCTCGCCGCCAGGTGCGTCAGATCCAGCGCGGCGAAGCGGCCGGCGATGTCGGAGGTGGTGGAGTGTTTGAAAATCGTCTCCAAGAAGGCCCACACGCCGCCGATCTGGAACAATCTCAGGCGGCGCGTGAGGCGCGAGGAGGATTCTCGGCCGTTGATGAAGTGGGAAGTGTATGACAGGAGTGAAGAGGTCGTTAAGGTTGCAAAACTTGGAACCATGAGGAATAGGAGAAAAGTATCCAGTGTTCCGGGTGCAGAGTATGGGAGTGATCATGAAGCTTTTGGTTCGTCTGTTGGTGATCGAATGGTAAGGTCAAAATCAGTTGGTTATTTTAGCGAAACAAAAGTGGGGTCCGATTCAAGTAATGGCGCTAATTGGTGTTTGTTGGCTCGGAGGAAGCCGGCGGGGGTGGCGGTGAAAATGCCAGCGGTGAGGCTGAGCAAGTCAAGGTCGATGGGAGTGCTGCACAGTCCACGCCTATTACAGTGCAAGAGTAGAGCGTTTGTGTTTGATTTTGGAGGGAATAGTCAAACAAAATTGGATATTTCCAAGCTGGTGATTAGTTTGGATGACAAGTCTGAAAATGAAAGCCTTGAGAAACCATTGTTTTCCACGTAA